In one window of Hevea brasiliensis isolate MT/VB/25A 57/8 chromosome 10, ASM3005281v1, whole genome shotgun sequence DNA:
- the LOC110666648 gene encoding uncharacterized protein LOC110666648 isoform X4 — translation MLPLLMLHHLDLQSLLSTPCQQNALRFQFSFWSLSFSFEPLFSAWSISHMEMDILNEKIVNLPTNKVAFLERGYEMPEGNESWIAKHIDVFRTDPFRSLADQLERHGLLTERRIQMWRRVLGFGKKALFCTYEPTRGFDHKLVSQISTEDVMKAIHLKSFDYRVLNLLLYQLRGEKVNDLHMEFLSISEFLVEVSDDLFDYEDDVLENNFNILRMFVRIYGPSTAPVMLAKYIAEAEEKYDSLLKTLDPQLCSSYQRRCEEATKEGGNISGHPLGTWSIPPLIIDEELHRSNYLNSK, via the exons ATGCTTCCTCTGCTCATGCTTCACCATTTGGATCTCCAG AGCCTCCTGTCAACTCCCTGCCAACAGAATGCTTTGCGCTTCCAATTCTCCTTTTGGTCTTTGTCTTTTTCATTCGAGCCACTCTTCTCAGCGTGGTCCATATCACATATGGAA ATGGATATTTTGAATGAAAAGATAGTGAATTTGCCAACCAACAAAGTTGCATTTCTAGAAAGAGGATATGAG ATGCCGGAAGGAAATGAAAGCTGGATTGCTAAGCATATAGACGTGTTCAGAACTGATCCATTCAGATCACTAGCAGATCAACTTGAACGTCATGGCCTTCTGACGGAGAG AAGAATTCAGATGTGGAGAAGAGTATTGGGCTTTGGAAAGAAAGCTTTGTTCTGCACTTATGAACCAACAAGAG GTTTTGATCATAAACTTGTCTCTCAGATCTCTACTGAAGATGTAATGAAGGCAATCCATCTGAAATCCTTTGATTATCGAGTATTGAATCTTCTTCTGTACCAGTTAAGAGGAGAAAAG GTGAATGACTTGCATATGGAATTCCTATCGATCTCAGAATTTCTAGTGGAAGTATCTGATGACCT GTTTGACTATGAG GATGATGTGCTAGAGAATAATTTCAACATCTTGCGCATGTTTGTCAGAATATATGGACCTTCAACAGCCCCAGTTATGCTG GCAAAGTACATTGCCGAGGCTGAAGAGAAGTATGACTCTTTGCTGAAAACTTTGGATCCACAACTGTGCTCAAGTTACCAGAGGAGATGCGAGGAAGCTACTAAAGAAG GTGGGAATATCTCTGGACATCCTCTTGGAACATGGAGTATACCACCTCTGATAATAGATGAAGAATTGCATCGATCAAACTATTTAAATTCTAAATGA
- the LOC110666648 gene encoding uncharacterized protein LOC110666648 isoform X1, producing MEDKVSGYRKSCVGNFLPPVSDCKGDRKDNGLKQENFEDMAVVGLDAMQRANSTLEDFCRSYFMFHGMDINAPQSIFKYLPVLSFTECYIYQMDILNEKIVNLPTNKVAFLERGYEMPEGNESWIAKHIDVFRTDPFRSLADQLERHGLLTERRIQMWRRVLGFGKKALFCTYEPTRGFDHKLVSQISTEDVMKAIHLKSFDYRVLNLLLYQLRGEKVNDLHMEFLSISEFLVEVSDDLFDYEDDVLENNFNILRMFVRIYGPSTAPVMLAKYIAEAEEKYDSLLKTLDPQLCSSYQRRCEEATKEGGNISGHPLGTWSIPPLIIDEELHRSNYLNSK from the exons ATGGAAGACAAGGTTTCAG GGTATCGAAAAAGTTGTGTTGGAAATTTTCTACCACCTGTTAGTGATTGCAAAGGCGATAGAAAAGATAATGGATTGAAGCAAGAGAATTTTGAAGATATGGCTGTTGTTGGCTTGGATGCAATGCAACGAGCGAATTCTACTCTTGAGGATTTT TGCAGGTCTTATTTTATGTTTCATGGAATGGACATAAATGCGCCACAATCAATATTCAAATATTTACCTGTGCTTTCATTCACAGAATGTTACATTTATCAG ATGGATATTTTGAATGAAAAGATAGTGAATTTGCCAACCAACAAAGTTGCATTTCTAGAAAGAGGATATGAG ATGCCGGAAGGAAATGAAAGCTGGATTGCTAAGCATATAGACGTGTTCAGAACTGATCCATTCAGATCACTAGCAGATCAACTTGAACGTCATGGCCTTCTGACGGAGAG AAGAATTCAGATGTGGAGAAGAGTATTGGGCTTTGGAAAGAAAGCTTTGTTCTGCACTTATGAACCAACAAGAG GTTTTGATCATAAACTTGTCTCTCAGATCTCTACTGAAGATGTAATGAAGGCAATCCATCTGAAATCCTTTGATTATCGAGTATTGAATCTTCTTCTGTACCAGTTAAGAGGAGAAAAG GTGAATGACTTGCATATGGAATTCCTATCGATCTCAGAATTTCTAGTGGAAGTATCTGATGACCT GTTTGACTATGAG GATGATGTGCTAGAGAATAATTTCAACATCTTGCGCATGTTTGTCAGAATATATGGACCTTCAACAGCCCCAGTTATGCTG GCAAAGTACATTGCCGAGGCTGAAGAGAAGTATGACTCTTTGCTGAAAACTTTGGATCCACAACTGTGCTCAAGTTACCAGAGGAGATGCGAGGAAGCTACTAAAGAAG GTGGGAATATCTCTGGACATCCTCTTGGAACATGGAGTATACCACCTCTGATAATAGATGAAGAATTGCATCGATCAAACTATTTAAATTCTAAATGA
- the LOC110666648 gene encoding uncharacterized protein LOC110666648 isoform X3, producing the protein MEDKVSGYRKSCVGNFLPPVSDCKGDRKDNGLKQENFEDMAVVGLDAMQRANSTLEDFMDILNEKIVNLPTNKVAFLERGYEMPEGNESWIAKHIDVFRTDPFRSLADQLERHGLLTERRIQMWRRVLGFGKKALFCTYEPTRGFDHKLVSQISTEDVMKAIHLKSFDYRVLNLLLYQLRGEKVNDLHMEFLSISEFLVEVSDDLFDYEDDVLENNFNILRMFVRIYGPSTAPVMLAKYIAEAEEKYDSLLKTLDPQLCSSYQRRCEEATKEGGNISGHPLGTWSIPPLIIDEELHRSNYLNSK; encoded by the exons ATGGAAGACAAGGTTTCAG GGTATCGAAAAAGTTGTGTTGGAAATTTTCTACCACCTGTTAGTGATTGCAAAGGCGATAGAAAAGATAATGGATTGAAGCAAGAGAATTTTGAAGATATGGCTGTTGTTGGCTTGGATGCAATGCAACGAGCGAATTCTACTCTTGAGGATTTT ATGGATATTTTGAATGAAAAGATAGTGAATTTGCCAACCAACAAAGTTGCATTTCTAGAAAGAGGATATGAG ATGCCGGAAGGAAATGAAAGCTGGATTGCTAAGCATATAGACGTGTTCAGAACTGATCCATTCAGATCACTAGCAGATCAACTTGAACGTCATGGCCTTCTGACGGAGAG AAGAATTCAGATGTGGAGAAGAGTATTGGGCTTTGGAAAGAAAGCTTTGTTCTGCACTTATGAACCAACAAGAG GTTTTGATCATAAACTTGTCTCTCAGATCTCTACTGAAGATGTAATGAAGGCAATCCATCTGAAATCCTTTGATTATCGAGTATTGAATCTTCTTCTGTACCAGTTAAGAGGAGAAAAG GTGAATGACTTGCATATGGAATTCCTATCGATCTCAGAATTTCTAGTGGAAGTATCTGATGACCT GTTTGACTATGAG GATGATGTGCTAGAGAATAATTTCAACATCTTGCGCATGTTTGTCAGAATATATGGACCTTCAACAGCCCCAGTTATGCTG GCAAAGTACATTGCCGAGGCTGAAGAGAAGTATGACTCTTTGCTGAAAACTTTGGATCCACAACTGTGCTCAAGTTACCAGAGGAGATGCGAGGAAGCTACTAAAGAAG GTGGGAATATCTCTGGACATCCTCTTGGAACATGGAGTATACCACCTCTGATAATAGATGAAGAATTGCATCGATCAAACTATTTAAATTCTAAATGA
- the LOC110666648 gene encoding uncharacterized protein LOC110666648 isoform X2: protein MEDKVSGYRKSCVGNFLPPVSDCKGDRKDNGLKQENFEDMAVVGLDAMQRANSTLEDFCRSYFMFHGMDINAPQSIFKYLPVLSFTECYIYQMDILNEKIVNLPTNKVAFLERGYEMPEGNESWIAKHIDVFRTDPFRSLADQLERHGLLTERIIEEFRCGEEYWALERKLCSALMNQQEISTEDVMKAIHLKSFDYRVLNLLLYQLRGEKVNDLHMEFLSISEFLVEVSDDLFDYEDDVLENNFNILRMFVRIYGPSTAPVMLAKYIAEAEEKYDSLLKTLDPQLCSSYQRRCEEATKEGGNISGHPLGTWSIPPLIIDEELHRSNYLNSK from the exons ATGGAAGACAAGGTTTCAG GGTATCGAAAAAGTTGTGTTGGAAATTTTCTACCACCTGTTAGTGATTGCAAAGGCGATAGAAAAGATAATGGATTGAAGCAAGAGAATTTTGAAGATATGGCTGTTGTTGGCTTGGATGCAATGCAACGAGCGAATTCTACTCTTGAGGATTTT TGCAGGTCTTATTTTATGTTTCATGGAATGGACATAAATGCGCCACAATCAATATTCAAATATTTACCTGTGCTTTCATTCACAGAATGTTACATTTATCAG ATGGATATTTTGAATGAAAAGATAGTGAATTTGCCAACCAACAAAGTTGCATTTCTAGAAAGAGGATATGAG ATGCCGGAAGGAAATGAAAGCTGGATTGCTAAGCATATAGACGTGTTCAGAACTGATCCATTCAGATCACTAGCAGATCAACTTGAACGTCATGGCCTTCTGACGGAGAG GATTATAGAAGAATTCAGATGTGGAGAAGAGTATTGGGCTTTGGAAAGAAAGCTTTGTTCTGCACTTATGAACCAACAAGAG ATCTCTACTGAAGATGTAATGAAGGCAATCCATCTGAAATCCTTTGATTATCGAGTATTGAATCTTCTTCTGTACCAGTTAAGAGGAGAAAAG GTGAATGACTTGCATATGGAATTCCTATCGATCTCAGAATTTCTAGTGGAAGTATCTGATGACCT GTTTGACTATGAG GATGATGTGCTAGAGAATAATTTCAACATCTTGCGCATGTTTGTCAGAATATATGGACCTTCAACAGCCCCAGTTATGCTG GCAAAGTACATTGCCGAGGCTGAAGAGAAGTATGACTCTTTGCTGAAAACTTTGGATCCACAACTGTGCTCAAGTTACCAGAGGAGATGCGAGGAAGCTACTAAAGAAG GTGGGAATATCTCTGGACATCCTCTTGGAACATGGAGTATACCACCTCTGATAATAGATGAAGAATTGCATCGATCAAACTATTTAAATTCTAAATGA
- the LOC110666648 gene encoding uncharacterized protein LOC110666648 isoform X5, with product MQCNERILLLRILSYFMFHGMDINAPQSIFKYLPVLSFTECYIYQMDILNEKIVNLPTNKVAFLERGYEMPEGNESWIAKHIDVFRTDPFRSLADQLERHGLLTERRIQMWRRVLGFGKKALFCTYEPTRGFDHKLVSQISTEDVMKAIHLKSFDYRVLNLLLYQLRGEKVNDLHMEFLSISEFLVEVSDDLFDYEDDVLENNFNILRMFVRIYGPSTAPVMLAKYIAEAEEKYDSLLKTLDPQLCSSYQRRCEEATKEGGNISGHPLGTWSIPPLIIDEELHRSNYLNSK from the exons ATGCAATGCAACGAGCGAATTCTACTCTTGAGGATTTT GTCTTATTTTATGTTTCATGGAATGGACATAAATGCGCCACAATCAATATTCAAATATTTACCTGTGCTTTCATTCACAGAATGTTACATTTATCAG ATGGATATTTTGAATGAAAAGATAGTGAATTTGCCAACCAACAAAGTTGCATTTCTAGAAAGAGGATATGAG ATGCCGGAAGGAAATGAAAGCTGGATTGCTAAGCATATAGACGTGTTCAGAACTGATCCATTCAGATCACTAGCAGATCAACTTGAACGTCATGGCCTTCTGACGGAGAG AAGAATTCAGATGTGGAGAAGAGTATTGGGCTTTGGAAAGAAAGCTTTGTTCTGCACTTATGAACCAACAAGAG GTTTTGATCATAAACTTGTCTCTCAGATCTCTACTGAAGATGTAATGAAGGCAATCCATCTGAAATCCTTTGATTATCGAGTATTGAATCTTCTTCTGTACCAGTTAAGAGGAGAAAAG GTGAATGACTTGCATATGGAATTCCTATCGATCTCAGAATTTCTAGTGGAAGTATCTGATGACCT GTTTGACTATGAG GATGATGTGCTAGAGAATAATTTCAACATCTTGCGCATGTTTGTCAGAATATATGGACCTTCAACAGCCCCAGTTATGCTG GCAAAGTACATTGCCGAGGCTGAAGAGAAGTATGACTCTTTGCTGAAAACTTTGGATCCACAACTGTGCTCAAGTTACCAGAGGAGATGCGAGGAAGCTACTAAAGAAG GTGGGAATATCTCTGGACATCCTCTTGGAACATGGAGTATACCACCTCTGATAATAGATGAAGAATTGCATCGATCAAACTATTTAAATTCTAAATGA
- the LOC110666648 gene encoding uncharacterized protein LOC110666648 isoform X6 — MFHGMDINAPQSIFKYLPVLSFTECYIYQMDILNEKIVNLPTNKVAFLERGYEMPEGNESWIAKHIDVFRTDPFRSLADQLERHGLLTERRIQMWRRVLGFGKKALFCTYEPTRGFDHKLVSQISTEDVMKAIHLKSFDYRVLNLLLYQLRGEKVNDLHMEFLSISEFLVEVSDDLFDYEDDVLENNFNILRMFVRIYGPSTAPVMLAKYIAEAEEKYDSLLKTLDPQLCSSYQRRCEEATKEGGNISGHPLGTWSIPPLIIDEELHRSNYLNSK; from the exons ATGTTTCATGGAATGGACATAAATGCGCCACAATCAATATTCAAATATTTACCTGTGCTTTCATTCACAGAATGTTACATTTATCAG ATGGATATTTTGAATGAAAAGATAGTGAATTTGCCAACCAACAAAGTTGCATTTCTAGAAAGAGGATATGAG ATGCCGGAAGGAAATGAAAGCTGGATTGCTAAGCATATAGACGTGTTCAGAACTGATCCATTCAGATCACTAGCAGATCAACTTGAACGTCATGGCCTTCTGACGGAGAG AAGAATTCAGATGTGGAGAAGAGTATTGGGCTTTGGAAAGAAAGCTTTGTTCTGCACTTATGAACCAACAAGAG GTTTTGATCATAAACTTGTCTCTCAGATCTCTACTGAAGATGTAATGAAGGCAATCCATCTGAAATCCTTTGATTATCGAGTATTGAATCTTCTTCTGTACCAGTTAAGAGGAGAAAAG GTGAATGACTTGCATATGGAATTCCTATCGATCTCAGAATTTCTAGTGGAAGTATCTGATGACCT GTTTGACTATGAG GATGATGTGCTAGAGAATAATTTCAACATCTTGCGCATGTTTGTCAGAATATATGGACCTTCAACAGCCCCAGTTATGCTG GCAAAGTACATTGCCGAGGCTGAAGAGAAGTATGACTCTTTGCTGAAAACTTTGGATCCACAACTGTGCTCAAGTTACCAGAGGAGATGCGAGGAAGCTACTAAAGAAG GTGGGAATATCTCTGGACATCCTCTTGGAACATGGAGTATACCACCTCTGATAATAGATGAAGAATTGCATCGATCAAACTATTTAAATTCTAAATGA